From Barrientosiimonas humi, a single genomic window includes:
- a CDS encoding SDR family NAD(P)-dependent oxidoreductase, with amino-acid sequence MDDSGHSNLDYRNLFDLTGKRAVVVGGAGGIGRELVAGLVAFGAEVVVADRDLAAAQDVTSTLEGARAYELDVLAPQAIPRAAEALDPVDVLVLTAATNIRKRMVDYAPEEFERVVALNLRSSFELISAFGARMAQRGSGSIVAFTSIRAVTVEPGQGAYAATKAGLMQLVRTAAAELGPDGVRVNAVAPGVVETPLTEQIRANPEWGQAYSDKSALGRWSRPDELVGAVVYLASEASSFVTGSQLFVDGGWTAIDGRYTPPT; translated from the coding sequence ATGGACGACTCGGGCCACAGCAATCTGGACTACCGCAACCTGTTCGACCTCACCGGCAAGCGGGCGGTGGTCGTCGGCGGAGCCGGCGGCATCGGCCGCGAGCTGGTCGCGGGACTCGTCGCGTTCGGCGCCGAGGTGGTCGTGGCCGACCGCGACCTGGCCGCCGCGCAGGACGTGACGTCGACGCTCGAGGGGGCGAGGGCGTACGAGCTGGATGTGCTTGCCCCGCAAGCGATCCCGCGAGCGGCGGAGGCGCTCGACCCGGTCGACGTGCTGGTGCTCACCGCGGCCACCAACATCCGCAAGCGGATGGTCGACTACGCACCCGAGGAGTTCGAGCGGGTCGTGGCGCTCAACCTCCGGAGCAGCTTCGAGCTGATCAGCGCGTTCGGCGCGCGCATGGCGCAGCGCGGCAGCGGCAGCATCGTCGCGTTCACCTCGATCCGTGCGGTGACCGTGGAGCCGGGGCAGGGGGCGTACGCCGCGACGAAGGCGGGCCTGATGCAGCTGGTGCGCACCGCCGCCGCGGAGCTCGGGCCGGACGGGGTGCGCGTCAACGCCGTCGCGCCGGGCGTGGTCGAGACCCCACTGACCGAACAGATCCGCGCGAATCCCGAATGGGGCCAGGCGTATTCGGACAAGAGCGCTCTCGGCCGCTGGTCCCGCCCTGACGAGCTGGTCGGTGCGGTCGTCTATCTCGCCAGCGAGGCGTCGTCCTTCGTCACCGGCTCGCAGCTGTTCGTCGACGGCGGCTGGACCGCCATCGACGGCCGCTACACCCCACCGACCTGA
- a CDS encoding GNAT family N-acetyltransferase — MPLPPLRTDRLRLDPLGPEHLEQLVELDSDPEVLRYLFARPRTRAEVEESMVRRTNPAHQERGMGYWAGFAGEEFIGWWALLPVGKPQEGDPGDGVLGYRLIRRAWRRGFASEGAREVLRYGFADLGLPRITAETMAVNAGSRAVMRSIGMTHWRSYLLDFDEPVPGADEGEVLYAISRSAWERQ, encoded by the coding sequence ATGCCTCTGCCACCGCTGCGCACCGACCGCCTGCGCCTCGACCCGCTCGGACCGGAGCACCTGGAGCAGCTCGTCGAGCTCGACAGCGACCCCGAGGTGCTGCGCTACCTGTTCGCGCGGCCGCGCACCCGCGCCGAGGTCGAGGAGTCGATGGTGCGCCGCACGAACCCGGCGCACCAGGAGCGTGGCATGGGCTACTGGGCCGGTTTCGCGGGCGAGGAGTTCATCGGGTGGTGGGCGCTGCTGCCGGTGGGCAAGCCACAGGAGGGCGACCCAGGTGACGGCGTGCTCGGCTATCGACTGATACGCCGCGCGTGGCGCCGCGGCTTCGCCAGCGAGGGCGCGCGCGAGGTGCTGCGCTACGGCTTCGCCGACCTCGGGCTGCCCCGCATCACCGCCGAGACGATGGCCGTCAACGCCGGCTCCCGCGCCGTGATGCGCTCGATCGGCATGACGCACTGGCGGTCCTACCTGCTCGACTTCGACGAGCCGGTGCCCGGCGCCGACGAGGGCGAGGTGCTGTACGCCATCAGCCGCTCCGCGTGGGAGCGTCAGTGA
- a CDS encoding aldehyde dehydrogenase family protein — MSDDGWRGRWPEGLPVGDAWVAAGASREVVFPYDGSVVAQAPEGDPVLAGQTLDAAAKVRREVGRLPSYVRRAVLQDVHRDVAANREDFERLLVLETGKPLVDCRVEVERTLLTLETSAEEVARLHGETVPLDLLASGRGLLGFWQRRPIGVVVGIAGYNYPLLLAAHKIAPALAAGCPVIAKPAEPTPLSTLWLVHLFREALARAGAPMAAVQLVTGDAEVGRALTTDPRVGAVSFTGSAAVGHAIARAAAPTKVLLELGSNAALVVSDDADLDAAAAAVVRGGYYASGQACISVQRVIVVESVRDDFVRLLRAAMAQVVVGDPRDEATRVAPLIDARSTDRVLGWVQDAAAAGAEIAAGGAARGRAIEPTVLVDVPAGQRVWDEEVFGPVVAVRAVPDLDAALEAVNESRYGLHASVFTRSLATAFRAIEEIEAGGVVINEVPGFRSDVMPYGGVKDSGIGREGPRFAIEELTVTRMAVIRPGEPE; from the coding sequence GTGAGCGACGACGGCTGGCGTGGCCGGTGGCCCGAGGGCCTGCCGGTAGGCGACGCCTGGGTGGCAGCGGGTGCCTCGCGCGAGGTCGTCTTCCCGTACGACGGCAGCGTCGTCGCGCAGGCGCCCGAGGGTGATCCGGTGCTGGCCGGGCAGACGCTGGACGCCGCGGCCAAGGTGCGGCGCGAGGTCGGCCGGCTCCCGTCGTACGTCCGGCGCGCCGTGCTGCAGGACGTGCACCGCGACGTGGCGGCGAACCGGGAGGACTTCGAGCGGCTGCTGGTGCTCGAGACGGGCAAGCCGCTGGTCGACTGCCGGGTCGAGGTGGAGCGCACGCTGCTGACGCTCGAGACGTCGGCGGAGGAGGTGGCGCGGCTGCACGGCGAGACGGTGCCGCTCGACCTGCTGGCGAGCGGGCGGGGCCTGTTGGGCTTCTGGCAGCGACGGCCGATCGGCGTCGTCGTGGGCATCGCGGGCTACAACTACCCGCTGCTGCTCGCCGCGCACAAGATCGCGCCGGCCCTCGCGGCGGGATGCCCGGTGATCGCGAAACCCGCTGAGCCCACACCGCTTTCGACCCTCTGGCTGGTGCACCTGTTCCGCGAGGCGTTGGCGCGGGCCGGTGCACCGATGGCCGCCGTGCAGCTCGTGACGGGTGACGCCGAGGTGGGGCGCGCCCTGACGACCGACCCGCGGGTGGGGGCGGTGTCGTTCACCGGATCGGCCGCCGTCGGGCACGCGATCGCGCGGGCCGCGGCACCCACGAAGGTGCTGCTCGAGCTCGGGTCCAACGCCGCGCTGGTGGTGAGCGACGACGCCGACCTCGACGCGGCGGCCGCAGCCGTGGTGCGGGGCGGCTACTACGCCTCCGGCCAGGCGTGCATCTCCGTGCAGCGGGTGATCGTGGTGGAGTCGGTGCGCGACGACTTCGTCCGGCTGCTGCGTGCGGCGATGGCGCAGGTCGTGGTCGGGGACCCGCGCGACGAGGCGACCCGCGTCGCGCCGTTGATCGACGCGCGGTCGACCGACCGGGTGCTGGGCTGGGTCCAGGACGCGGCTGCTGCTGGCGCCGAGATCGCCGCGGGCGGGGCGGCGCGCGGCAGGGCGATCGAGCCCACCGTGCTCGTGGACGTGCCTGCGGGACAACGGGTCTGGGACGAGGAGGTGTTCGGCCCGGTGGTCGCGGTGCGGGCCGTGCCCGATCTGGACGCCGCGCTCGAGGCCGTCAACGAGTCTCGCTACGGGCTGCACGCCAGCGTCTTCACCCGCTCGCTCGCCACCGCGTTCCGGGCGATCGAGGAGATCGAGGCGGGAGGGGTCGTGATCAACGAGGTGCCCGGATTCCGGTCCGACGTCATGCCGTACGGCGGGGTCAAGGACTCCGGCATCGGGCGCGAGGGCCCACGGTTCGCGATCGAGGAGCTCACGGTGACTCGGATGGCCGTGATCCGGCCGGGCGAGCCGGAGTGA
- a CDS encoding P1 family peptidase, producing the protein MDGRVMTETVAGPTNSLHDVTGLRVGHAQRIGDGWLTGTTCVLTGPDGAVGGVDVRGGGPGTRETDLLDPRNAVERVHAVVLSGGSAFGLAAATGVMERLDDAGIGFPLGDIVVPIVPAAVVFDLGRGGDFRARPDADMGAAAYDDAVSVDATAGVVEGNVGGGTGSKVGGLKGAVGSASAVLPDGTTVAAVVVANAIGSSADPVTGELYAARFGLPGDFPPMNPADPAEVAAARRLAEERAKASGMPPYAMATTIGVVATDATLGKAQCQKLAGIGHDGLARAVRPVHTMFDGDTIFALATCARDVPDAWRFHAILEAGADCVTRAVGRAVLAAESVTAAGITWRSYRDALPSVFRGQPRFQDRS; encoded by the coding sequence ATGGACGGAAGGGTGATGACGGAAACCGTTGCAGGACCGACGAACTCGCTGCACGACGTGACCGGGCTGCGGGTCGGGCACGCGCAACGCATCGGCGACGGCTGGCTGACCGGCACGACCTGCGTGCTCACCGGGCCGGACGGCGCTGTCGGCGGGGTCGACGTGCGCGGCGGCGGCCCGGGCACCCGCGAGACCGACCTGCTCGACCCGCGCAACGCCGTCGAACGGGTGCACGCGGTCGTGCTGAGCGGGGGGAGCGCCTTCGGGCTCGCGGCCGCGACGGGGGTCATGGAGCGGCTCGACGATGCCGGCATCGGCTTCCCGCTCGGAGACATCGTGGTGCCCATCGTCCCGGCCGCGGTGGTCTTCGACCTGGGGCGGGGCGGCGACTTCCGGGCGCGCCCCGACGCGGACATGGGGGCAGCGGCCTACGACGACGCGGTGTCGGTCGACGCGACCGCCGGCGTGGTCGAGGGGAACGTCGGCGGGGGCACCGGCTCGAAGGTCGGTGGGCTCAAGGGCGCGGTCGGGTCAGCGAGCGCGGTGCTGCCCGACGGCACGACCGTGGCAGCCGTCGTGGTCGCGAATGCCATTGGCTCCAGCGCGGATCCGGTCACGGGCGAGCTGTACGCGGCTCGGTTCGGGCTGCCCGGTGACTTCCCGCCGATGAACCCGGCCGACCCGGCCGAGGTTGCCGCAGCTCGCCGGCTGGCCGAGGAGCGCGCGAAGGCGAGCGGTATGCCGCCGTACGCCATGGCCACCACCATCGGCGTCGTCGCGACCGACGCGACGCTCGGCAAGGCGCAGTGCCAGAAGCTGGCGGGCATCGGGCACGACGGGCTGGCCCGGGCGGTGCGTCCGGTGCACACGATGTTCGACGGCGACACGATCTTCGCGCTGGCGACCTGCGCCCGGGACGTGCCGGACGCGTGGAGGTTCCACGCGATCCTCGAGGCCGGCGCCGACTGCGTCACGCGGGCGGTCGGGCGGGCGGTGCTCGCAGCGGAGTCGGTGACCGCGGCGGGCATCACGTGGCGCTCCTACCGCGACGCCCTGCCCTCGGTCTTCCGGGGTCAACCGCGCTTCCAGGACCGCTCGTGA
- a CDS encoding HNH endonuclease signature motif containing protein, whose product MAVSTATSTASRPRVAGGVTVASTLHELHAVLDALGDEPGPGVLADADALERAVAETERLARRVASLKLRLVACANRSKVAAQGGFSTTGAWLARQTNSTGGAATREADLAEQLDERLPATGTAMSQGRVSPEHAGVIAWAITQLPEGLSPDQVARVEESLVGDAARMSAPRLRTAARRALSVVERDQRKVDEHEDRVLRDEESSALDRCRLTMHDNHDGTVSGSFVVPRLAGDILRKTVQQLASPRRQRNAGDADDAFDHDGHQGGSARSARSVGAPGDKTVTWAEVDWPHQYGLAFAQLLEHLPTDRLHGKVAATVVVTMTREQLLADLAAAGLDTGHDISSGDARRLACGAGILPAVLDGPSLPLDLGRTRRFFTEAQRTALATRYSACAVDGCDRPYAWTELHHETPYAAGGPTDLAHAVPMCGWHHRAYHLPGTEATIRTHAGTGVKTVQFHRRT is encoded by the coding sequence ATGGCGGTGAGCACAGCGACCAGCACGGCGAGCCGGCCGCGTGTCGCGGGCGGCGTCACCGTGGCGTCCACCCTGCACGAGCTGCACGCGGTGCTGGACGCGCTGGGTGACGAGCCCGGCCCGGGAGTGCTCGCCGATGCCGACGCGTTGGAGCGCGCGGTGGCCGAGACCGAGCGGCTGGCGCGGCGCGTGGCCTCTCTGAAGCTGCGGCTGGTGGCGTGCGCGAACCGGTCGAAGGTCGCCGCGCAGGGCGGGTTCTCCACCACGGGGGCCTGGCTGGCGCGGCAGACCAACAGCACCGGCGGCGCTGCGACCCGGGAGGCCGACCTCGCCGAGCAGCTCGACGAGCGGCTTCCCGCGACCGGCACCGCGATGTCCCAGGGCCGCGTCTCGCCCGAGCACGCGGGGGTGATCGCGTGGGCGATCACGCAGCTGCCCGAGGGGCTGTCGCCGGACCAGGTCGCACGGGTCGAGGAGTCGTTGGTGGGTGACGCGGCCCGGATGTCGGCGCCGAGACTGCGCACCGCGGCCAGGCGCGCCCTCTCGGTCGTCGAGCGCGACCAGCGCAAGGTCGATGAGCACGAAGACCGGGTCCTGCGCGACGAGGAGAGCTCGGCGCTGGACCGGTGCCGCCTCACGATGCACGACAACCACGACGGCACCGTCTCCGGGTCGTTCGTCGTGCCCCGCCTCGCCGGGGACATCCTGCGCAAGACCGTGCAACAGCTCGCCTCGCCCCGTCGCCAGCGCAACGCTGGCGACGCCGACGACGCCTTCGACCATGACGGTCACCAGGGCGGCAGCGCCCGCTCGGCCAGGAGCGTCGGCGCGCCCGGGGACAAGACCGTCACCTGGGCCGAGGTCGACTGGCCGCACCAGTACGGCCTGGCCTTCGCGCAGCTGCTCGAGCACCTGCCGACCGACCGGTTGCACGGCAAGGTCGCTGCCACCGTCGTGGTCACCATGACCCGGGAGCAGCTGCTCGCCGACCTCGCCGCGGCCGGCCTCGACACCGGGCACGACATCTCGTCCGGGGACGCGCGGCGGCTGGCGTGCGGGGCCGGGATCCTGCCCGCGGTGCTCGACGGGCCGTCCCTGCCGCTCGACCTGGGCCGCACGCGGCGGTTCTTCACCGAGGCGCAGCGCACCGCGCTGGCCACCCGATACTCCGCGTGCGCGGTCGACGGGTGCGACCGGCCCTACGCCTGGACCGAGCTGCACCACGAGACTCCCTACGCCGCCGGCGGTCCGACCGACCTTGCCCACGCCGTCCCGATGTGCGGCTGGCACCACCGCGCCTACCACCTGCCCGGCACCGAAGCCACGATCCGCACCCACGCCGGGACCGGCGTCAAGACCGTCCAGTTCCACCGGCGCACATAG
- a CDS encoding ATP-binding cassette domain-containing protein: MSEAPAVRLTDVTRDFRRPRRSLLRPAPVVHALRGVTLEVPAGERFGIVGESGSGKSTLLRIVAGLDRPTSGRVEIEGRDITGLPERRLGFVRDRMQLVLQDPIGSLDPRMKVGDIIAEPLVAQGKPRPRERIAELLESVGLPADAADRFPHQFSGGQRQRISIARALAPEPRIIVADEPVSALDVSVRAQVLNLLLELVERLDLTLLFVSHDLSVVRYVCERVGVMKDGEFVEVGPTEQVYERPEHAYTRSLVAAIPHLSDALAGRSAADLAADVRKEG, translated from the coding sequence ATGAGCGAGGCGCCCGCGGTGCGGCTCACCGACGTGACCCGCGACTTCCGGCGGCCACGGCGGTCGTTGCTGCGGCCGGCCCCGGTCGTGCACGCCCTGCGCGGCGTCACCCTCGAGGTGCCGGCGGGGGAGCGGTTCGGGATCGTCGGCGAGTCGGGGTCGGGCAAGTCCACGCTGCTGCGCATCGTCGCCGGGCTCGACCGCCCGACCAGCGGCCGCGTCGAGATCGAGGGGCGCGACATCACCGGTCTGCCCGAACGCCGGCTGGGGTTCGTGCGCGACCGGATGCAGCTGGTGCTGCAAGACCCGATCGGCTCCCTCGACCCGCGCATGAAGGTGGGCGACATCATCGCCGAACCTCTTGTGGCACAAGGGAAACCGCGCCCCCGAGAGCGCATCGCCGAGCTGCTGGAGTCGGTCGGGCTCCCGGCCGACGCGGCGGACCGATTTCCCCACCAGTTCTCCGGCGGGCAGCGGCAGCGCATCTCCATCGCGCGGGCGCTCGCCCCCGAGCCGCGGATCATCGTGGCGGACGAGCCGGTGAGCGCGCTCGACGTGTCGGTGCGGGCGCAGGTGCTCAACCTGCTGCTCGAGCTGGTCGAGCGGCTCGACCTGACGCTGCTGTTCGTCTCGCACGACCTGTCGGTGGTGCGGTACGTCTGCGAGCGGGTCGGCGTGATGAAGGACGGCGAGTTCGTCGAGGTCGGACCGACCGAGCAGGTCTACGAGCGCCCCGAGCACGCGTACACCCGGTCGCTGGTGGCGGCCATCCCGCACCTGTCCGACGCCCTCGCCGGGCGGTCGGCTGCGGACCTGGCCGCGGACGTACGGAAGGAGGGGTGA
- a CDS encoding GNAT family N-acetyltransferase: MDLPVLTTPRLRLLPTMTGRPGVGRWLAHDDRGPVATWALAWPSRIDQGRAGVEAQLTCEVEGRCRLEGLASEGAEAVLAYAFATRRLLRVFAETPADDDAARGLAERLGMRYVRAFHLCRPVEDDADPCTVEYAMTYAEWHLGARPPAAQTG; this comes from the coding sequence GTGGACCTTCCCGTGCTGACGACTCCCCGACTGCGCCTGCTCCCGACCATGACCGGCCGACCGGGCGTCGGCCGCTGGCTCGCCCACGACGACCGCGGCCCCGTCGCGACCTGGGCGCTCGCCTGGCCGAGCCGCATCGACCAGGGCCGCGCCGGGGTCGAGGCGCAGCTGACCTGCGAGGTCGAGGGCCGGTGCCGGCTCGAGGGGTTGGCGAGCGAGGGCGCCGAGGCCGTGCTGGCGTACGCCTTCGCCACCCGCCGCCTGCTCCGCGTCTTCGCCGAGACCCCCGCCGACGACGACGCCGCCCGCGGTCTCGCCGAGCGGCTGGGCATGCGTTACGTGCGCGCGTTCCACCTGTGCCGGCCCGTCGAGGACGACGCCGACCCGTGCACGGTGGAGTACGCGATGACGTACGCCGAGTGGCACCTGGGCGCCCGGCCACCCGCTGCGCAGACGGGCTGA
- a CDS encoding AEC family transporter, with amino-acid sequence MTAVLEGFATIGLVIALGALLAHIRLVDDQARVILSRLAFFVASPALLVTTIADTDVHGVLSGNLVATAAGVLVPALTYALAARFVWRRGSGDTVIGALSSSYVNAGNLGLPVAAYVLGNASFVAPTLLLQLLVLQPLALAVLDADRGGRRVSLRDILLRPFTNPLTLGTLLGLLLAVTGWRLPEFVGRPIELVGSMAVPGMLIAYGIALRLGPGLGGGIPKAELALTTALKLVVQPLVAYLVAHFALGLDGHPLLAVVVCSALPTAQNIYVHASRYDRATTLARDTILLTTAGAVPVILLIAYLLG; translated from the coding sequence GTGACAGCGGTGCTCGAGGGATTCGCCACGATCGGCCTGGTCATCGCCCTCGGCGCGCTCCTCGCCCACATCCGCCTCGTGGACGACCAGGCCCGCGTGATCCTCTCCCGGCTGGCGTTCTTCGTCGCCTCGCCGGCGCTGCTGGTGACCACCATCGCCGACACCGACGTGCACGGTGTGCTCTCCGGCAACCTCGTGGCCACCGCCGCCGGCGTGCTCGTCCCGGCCCTGACGTACGCCCTCGCCGCCCGGTTCGTCTGGCGGCGCGGCAGCGGAGACACCGTCATCGGCGCGCTGTCGAGCAGCTATGTCAACGCCGGCAACCTCGGCCTGCCCGTCGCGGCGTACGTCCTCGGCAACGCCTCCTTCGTCGCGCCCACGCTGCTGCTGCAGCTGCTCGTGCTGCAGCCGCTCGCGCTCGCGGTGCTCGACGCCGACCGCGGCGGGCGCCGGGTGTCGCTGCGCGACATCCTGCTGCGCCCGTTCACCAACCCGCTGACCCTCGGCACCCTGCTCGGCCTGCTGCTCGCGGTCACCGGCTGGCGGCTTCCGGAGTTCGTCGGACGCCCCATCGAGCTCGTCGGCTCGATGGCCGTGCCCGGCATGCTCATCGCGTACGGCATCGCGCTGCGGCTCGGACCCGGCCTCGGCGGCGGCATCCCGAAGGCGGAGCTGGCGCTCACCACCGCGCTGAAGCTGGTCGTGCAGCCGCTCGTCGCCTATCTCGTCGCGCACTTCGCGCTCGGCCTCGACGGCCACCCGCTGCTCGCCGTCGTGGTCTGCTCGGCGCTGCCGACCGCGCAGAACATCTACGTCCACGCCAGCCGATACGACCGGGCCACCACCCTCGCCCGCGACACCATCCTGCTGACCACCGCCGGTGCCGTGCCGGTGATCCTGCTGATCGCGTACCTCCTCGGCTGA
- a CDS encoding superoxide dismutase has protein sequence MADYQLPELPYDYDALAPHISGEIMELHHDKHHETYVKGANTAIEQMAEARDKDDLSTVNLLEKNLAFNLAGHVNHSVFWPNMSPDGGDKPDGELQQALDDQFGSFDAFRSHFTANALGIQGSGWSILAWDSVGQKLLICQLYDHQGNLPVGLTPLLMLDMWEHAFYLDYKNVKADYVKAWWNVVNWADVIRRFEAARTATNGLIVPA, from the coding sequence ATGGCCGACTACCAGCTCCCCGAGCTGCCCTACGACTACGACGCGCTCGCCCCGCACATCAGCGGCGAGATCATGGAGCTCCACCACGACAAGCACCACGAGACCTACGTCAAGGGTGCGAACACCGCGATCGAGCAGATGGCGGAGGCGCGCGACAAGGACGACCTGAGCACGGTCAACCTGCTCGAGAAGAACCTCGCGTTCAACCTCGCGGGGCACGTCAACCACTCGGTGTTCTGGCCGAACATGTCGCCCGACGGCGGCGACAAGCCCGACGGTGAGCTGCAGCAGGCGCTCGACGACCAGTTCGGCTCGTTCGACGCGTTCCGCTCGCACTTCACCGCCAACGCGCTCGGCATCCAGGGCTCCGGCTGGTCGATCCTCGCCTGGGACTCGGTGGGCCAGAAGCTGCTGATCTGCCAGCTGTACGACCACCAGGGCAACCTGCCGGTCGGCCTCACCCCGCTGCTCATGCTGGACATGTGGGAGCACGCGTTCTACCTCGACTACAAGAACGTCAAGGCCGACTACGTCAAGGCCTGGTGGAACGTCGTCAACTGGGCCGACGTCATCCGCCGGTTCGAGGCCGCGCGCACCGCGACGAACGGACTCATCGTCCCGGCCTGA
- a CDS encoding GNAT family N-acetyltransferase — protein sequence MSGDAGTEPVVRVITCETRDSLAAAGRLFDQYRQHYGMPRDNAERTLVWLTEMVESRMLTVLTASVNPSAPVPVGLATAHAVPASLGRGRFWQVRDLYVRPDARRRGVAAALVATVRDAASAAGASRLSLVTEHDNHAALDLYRRLGFVTVEGLTTLSLDLAAPRTLEE from the coding sequence GTGAGCGGGGACGCGGGCACCGAGCCGGTCGTGCGGGTCATCACGTGCGAGACCCGAGACTCGCTCGCGGCCGCCGGTCGCCTGTTCGACCAGTACCGGCAGCACTACGGCATGCCCCGGGACAACGCCGAGCGAACGCTCGTCTGGCTCACCGAGATGGTCGAGTCACGGATGCTCACAGTGCTGACCGCGTCCGTGAACCCGTCGGCGCCTGTGCCGGTCGGCCTGGCCACCGCCCACGCCGTCCCCGCTTCCCTCGGGCGCGGTCGGTTCTGGCAGGTGCGCGACCTGTACGTGCGCCCCGATGCTCGCCGCCGGGGAGTCGCGGCTGCCCTGGTCGCCACGGTTCGGGACGCGGCGTCGGCCGCTGGAGCGAGTCGCCTGTCCTTGGTGACAGAGCACGACAATCACGCTGCCCTCGATCTCTACCGCCGCCTGGGATTCGTGACCGTAGAGGGGCTCACGACGCTCAGCCTCGACCTCGCCGCGCCACGCACCCTGGAGGAGTAG
- a CDS encoding SRPBCC family protein encodes MGRQIHGEQIYVETLVRAPMERLWELTQDPAQHTRWDLRFTEISYLPRPDPQQPQEFRYAIRLGPFSVAGVGRTLGETERPDGTRTSALGFGSRNPLSPIRIGRGYWRYVPTEDGVRFLTGFDYDTRWGPVGRLVDRAFRPAMGWATAFSFDRLRLWLEEGTPPERNGIRAAAKAYVFGSNRVVPHARRALRTPPDRTSGTAPRTIEHVEVAV; translated from the coding sequence ATGGGCAGGCAGATCCACGGCGAGCAGATCTACGTCGAGACGCTCGTGCGCGCCCCGATGGAGCGACTCTGGGAGCTGACGCAGGACCCCGCCCAGCACACCCGGTGGGACCTGCGCTTCACCGAGATCAGCTACCTCCCGCGGCCCGATCCGCAGCAGCCGCAGGAGTTTCGGTACGCCATCCGCCTGGGCCCGTTCTCCGTCGCCGGGGTCGGTCGCACCCTCGGCGAGACCGAGCGGCCCGACGGAACCCGCACCTCCGCCCTGGGCTTCGGGTCGCGAAACCCCTTGTCCCCCATCAGGATCGGCCGCGGCTACTGGAGATACGTGCCGACCGAGGACGGTGTCCGCTTCCTCACCGGCTTCGACTACGACACGCGCTGGGGCCCGGTCGGCCGCCTGGTCGACCGCGCCTTCCGCCCGGCGATGGGCTGGGCCACGGCCTTCAGCTTCGACCGGCTGCGGTTGTGGCTGGAGGAGGGAACACCCCCGGAGCGCAACGGGATCCGGGCGGCGGCGAAGGCGTACGTCTTCGGGTCGAACCGGGTCGTGCCGCACGCGCGGCGCGCCCTGCGCACCCCGCCCGACCGCACGTCAGGCACCGCGCCCCGCACGATCGAGCACGTCGAGGTGGCGGTGTGA
- a CDS encoding DUF4166 domain-containing protein: MSIFATAMGPDFERLHPMMRKRFGVSVAGGQACIGRGVMDEVWHGPSWTLPFLRLGSWRNILVPVQGRDIPFMIENYPYVDSLGRETVSFNRTFEVPPRRARFDAQMVLDPGRNQVVDFLGTHQHLATPLSFEVTPEGGLTIRSHDQVFQEGPLRFRFPDQLTGQAVLHERYDESIERFRIEVSVSNRRFGRLAGYRGTFTCTWPAIGDEGVPASVKPRREDPRL, encoded by the coding sequence GTGAGCATCTTCGCGACCGCGATGGGGCCCGACTTCGAGCGGCTGCACCCCATGATGCGCAAGCGGTTCGGTGTCAGCGTGGCCGGCGGGCAAGCGTGCATCGGTCGCGGCGTGATGGACGAGGTGTGGCACGGGCCGTCGTGGACGCTGCCCTTCCTGCGCCTGGGGTCGTGGCGCAACATCCTCGTGCCGGTGCAGGGGCGCGACATCCCGTTCATGATCGAGAACTACCCCTACGTCGACTCCCTCGGCCGCGAGACGGTCTCGTTCAACCGCACGTTCGAGGTGCCGCCGCGGCGGGCGCGCTTCGACGCCCAGATGGTGCTCGACCCCGGCCGCAACCAGGTCGTCGACTTCCTCGGCACCCACCAGCACCTCGCGACGCCGCTGTCGTTCGAGGTCACCCCCGAGGGCGGCCTGACGATCCGCTCGCACGACCAGGTGTTCCAGGAGGGGCCGCTGCGCTTCCGCTTCCCTGACCAGCTCACCGGGCAGGCCGTGCTGCACGAGCGGTACGACGAGTCGATCGAGCGGTTCCGCATCGAGGTGAGCGTCAGCAACCGGCGGTTCGGCCGGCTCGCGGGCTATCGCGGCACGTTCACCTGCACCTGGCCCGCGATCGGTGACGAGGGCGTGCCGGCCTCGGTGAAGCCCCGTCGCGAGGATCCACGCCTGTGA
- a CDS encoding Fur family transcriptional regulator, translating into MIERRSERVTAALAALRERGERVTPGRSAVLEVVDSSAEHLDAESIATAVARRVPGVHRATIYRSLTSLSELGILTHTHVPGSATIYHLAPAGESHGHTHLQCTTCERFFDLPVSELEQLRESVRERAGFEIDPRHAALLGTCEECAQDQQA; encoded by the coding sequence ATGATCGAGCGGCGTTCCGAGCGGGTGACGGCGGCCCTCGCCGCGCTGCGCGAGCGGGGCGAGCGCGTGACACCCGGCCGATCCGCCGTGCTCGAGGTCGTCGACTCCTCCGCCGAGCACCTCGACGCCGAGTCGATCGCCACGGCCGTCGCCCGCCGGGTGCCGGGGGTGCACCGCGCCACGATCTATCGCAGCCTCACCTCGCTCTCCGAGCTGGGCATCCTCACCCACACCCACGTGCCGGGCTCCGCGACGATCTATCACCTCGCGCCCGCCGGCGAGAGCCACGGCCACACGCACCTGCAGTGCACGACGTGCGAGCGGTTCTTCGACCTCCCGGTGAGCGAGCTGGAGCAGCTGCGCGAGTCCGTGCGCGAGAGAGCGGGGTTCGAGATCGACCCCCGCCACGCAGCCCTGCTCGGCACCTGCGAGGAGTGCGCCCAGGACCAGCAGGCCTGA